One Aquamicrobium sp. genomic region harbors:
- a CDS encoding carbohydrate kinase family protein: MTGVRILVLGNANVDLVLGEIDGWPRIGTEIRVERAEMRAGGSAGNSALALAGMGVPHRFIASTGSDPNGAWLRGAFDAASCDWIDDDGATTLTVGIVHKGGDRAFLTTPGHLDTARVEELVARLPDAPLGPAFALVSGGFLMPGIRAGTDDLLDALTARGWRTAIDPGWPPEGWQEETLRLMGGWLARADVALLNEVEAQAIAGKEGTAPAAELLAARLAPGRILVIKQGEKGAGAWQGGRNFHAAAPKVRVIDTVGAGDTFNAGFLAALAKGAGPAAALAKGVQAASRAVSTSPRRYGP; the protein is encoded by the coding sequence GTGACGGGGGTGCGGATCCTCGTCCTCGGCAACGCCAATGTCGATCTGGTGCTCGGCGAGATCGACGGCTGGCCGCGCATCGGCACCGAGATCAGGGTCGAGCGCGCCGAGATGCGCGCCGGCGGTTCGGCCGGCAACAGCGCGCTGGCGCTCGCCGGCATGGGCGTTCCGCATCGCTTCATCGCCTCGACCGGCAGCGACCCCAACGGCGCGTGGCTGCGTGGCGCGTTCGACGCCGCCTCCTGCGACTGGATCGACGACGACGGCGCGACGACGCTCACCGTCGGCATCGTCCACAAGGGCGGCGACCGCGCGTTCCTCACCACGCCCGGCCATCTCGACACCGCCCGCGTCGAGGAGCTCGTCGCGCGCCTGCCCGACGCGCCGCTCGGCCCCGCCTTCGCCCTCGTCTCCGGCGGCTTCCTGATGCCGGGCATCCGCGCCGGCACCGACGATCTTCTCGACGCGCTCACTGCGCGCGGCTGGCGCACGGCGATCGACCCCGGCTGGCCGCCGGAAGGCTGGCAAGAGGAGACGCTGCGGCTGATGGGAGGCTGGCTCGCCCGCGCCGACGTCGCCCTGCTCAACGAGGTCGAGGCCCAGGCCATCGCCGGGAAGGAGGGGACCGCGCCGGCGGCGGAGCTGCTCGCCGCGCGGCTCGCCCCCGGCCGCATCCTCGTCATCAAGCAGGGCGAGAAGGGCGCGGGCGCCTGGCAGGGCGGCCGGAATTTCCATGCCGCCGCGCCGAAGGTCCGCGTCATCGACACGGTCGGGGCGGGCGACACCTTCAATGCCGGCTTCCTTGCCGCGCTGGCGAAGGGGGCGGGGCCGGCCGCCGCGCTCGCCAAGGGTGTTCAGGCCGCCTCGCGCGCCGTCTCGACCTCGCCGCGCCGCTACGGGCCGTGA
- a CDS encoding glutathione S-transferase family protein codes for MSKLTLWHCADARSFRALWALEELGLDYELRVLPFPPRAFDKGYFEENPLGTVPLLVDGATRMTESAAIPHYLATVHGGGRLALPVDHPAYGAYLNWLHHGEATLTFPQTIYLRYAKLEPEERRQPVVAEDYKKWFLGRLKLAEASLADGRDFLVGGSFTMADISVGYAIMLAQMIGIGPELPPHALGWFRRLKTRPGYLAAKEAQKAGPPLFQPSSPARE; via the coding sequence ATGAGCAAGCTCACGCTCTGGCACTGCGCCGACGCCCGCTCCTTCCGCGCGCTGTGGGCGCTGGAGGAACTCGGCCTCGACTACGAACTGCGCGTGCTGCCCTTCCCGCCGCGCGCTTTCGACAAGGGCTATTTCGAGGAAAACCCGCTCGGCACGGTGCCGCTTCTGGTCGACGGCGCGACGCGGATGACGGAATCGGCCGCCATCCCTCATTATCTCGCCACCGTCCATGGCGGCGGCCGGCTGGCGCTTCCCGTCGACCATCCCGCATACGGCGCCTACCTCAACTGGCTGCATCACGGCGAGGCGACGCTGACCTTCCCGCAGACCATCTATCTTCGCTATGCGAAGCTGGAGCCCGAGGAGCGCCGCCAGCCGGTCGTCGCCGAGGATTACAAGAAATGGTTCCTCGGCCGGCTGAAGCTCGCCGAGGCGAGCCTCGCCGACGGGCGCGATTTCCTCGTCGGCGGCAGCTTCACCATGGCCGACATCTCGGTCGGCTACGCCATCATGCTGGCGCAGATGATCGGCATCGGGCCGGAACTGCCGCCGCACGCGCTCGGCTGGTTCCGCCGCCTGAAGACGCGGCCGGGCTATCTCGCCGCCAAGGAGGCGCAGAAGGCCGGGCCGCCGCTGTTTCAGCCGTCGTCGCCGGCGCGCGAATAG
- a CDS encoding helix-turn-helix domain-containing protein has translation MTDRDDRLPSRMLIGRERLFYSGLVGNAMSTRRLGAVAVYASPDSHLDIRVGDGPWQKRRIAAVPAFAPHRLRTPSGRIATVCFEPETVDAADAAAFIGRINDGPGDGRLIRRILTARREVTRGADAGGFSTAEFDRYFLRERLKPRTIDKRVRHVLARLLDELPDTAISAEACAGAVGLSTSRFLHLFKDEAGSSFRTQRMWKRARRFMDHANGADSLTAVALGLGYPDSSHFSHTIRAAFGLKPRSIREGSRGMRVCLGENYSRAGDDG, from the coding sequence ATGACGGACCGCGATGACAGGCTGCCGAGCCGGATGCTGATCGGCCGCGAGCGGCTGTTCTACAGCGGGCTCGTCGGCAACGCGATGAGCACGCGCCGCCTCGGCGCGGTCGCGGTCTACGCCTCGCCGGACAGCCATCTCGACATCCGCGTCGGCGACGGGCCGTGGCAGAAGCGCCGCATCGCCGCCGTTCCCGCCTTCGCGCCGCACCGGCTGCGCACGCCGAGCGGCCGCATCGCCACCGTCTGCTTCGAGCCCGAGACGGTCGACGCGGCTGACGCCGCCGCCTTCATTGGCCGCATCAATGACGGGCCGGGGGACGGGCGGCTGATCCGCCGCATCCTGACCGCGCGGCGCGAGGTGACACGGGGCGCGGACGCCGGCGGCTTCTCCACCGCCGAGTTCGACCGCTATTTCCTGCGCGAGCGGCTGAAGCCGCGCACTATCGACAAGCGCGTGCGCCATGTCCTCGCCCGCCTGCTCGACGAGCTGCCGGACACGGCGATTTCTGCCGAGGCCTGCGCCGGCGCGGTCGGGCTTTCCACCTCGCGCTTCCTGCACCTGTTCAAGGACGAGGCCGGCTCCTCCTTCCGCACCCAGCGGATGTGGAAGCGCGCACGCCGCTTCATGGACCACGCCAATGGCGCGGACAGCCTGACCGCGGTGGCGCTCGGCCTCGGCTATCCCGATTCCAGCCATTTCAGCCACACGATCCGCGCCGCCTTCGGGCTGAAGCCGCGCTCGATCCGCGAGGGCTCGCGCGGCATGCGCGTGTGCCTCGGCGAGAACTATTCGCGCGCCGGCGACGACGGCTGA
- a CDS encoding acetyl-CoA carboxylase biotin carboxylase subunit, with protein sequence MSGMTPFSTLLVANRGEIALRVMRTARRLGYRTVAVYSEADADAAHVMAADRAACIGGPLPAQSYLDIEAIIDSARRTGADAIHPGYGFLAENAGFAEACRAAGLVFVGPSPEAILAMGDKAGAKRLMEEAGVPCIPGYQGEDQSAGRLAEEAGKIGFPLMIKAAAGGGGRGMRLCERQEDFASLLRAARSEALNAFGDDTVILERAVAEPRHVEIQVFADRHGHVVHLGERDCSVQRRHQKLIEEAPSPAVDPALRARMGEAAVAAARAIGYEGAGTLEFLLDPDGRFWFMEMNTRLQVEHPVTEAITGLDLVEWQLRVAAGEALPLAQDEIAFAGHAIEVRLCAEDARHGFMPQSGTMRGWRPAEGIRTDHALRPGGAIPPYYDSMIAKLVAHGATREEARRRLLLALEEMTALGVVTNQEFLGRCLAHPVFAAGEATTAFIGRNEAALTARNSEAQARATALAAWFIHRAGAANHGAAATLAPALPVALSFTLDGEPVAARVAQLSPHDFAVVIDGDDHRLAAVGSDGEGVRFVLDGVMESAAFAQDGATVDFRYRGAVWSARDLTRAPAARVGAAGGDGKVRAAMSGRVVAVEVAAGTAVTPGQPLVTLEAMKMEHVHAADIAGLVAAVTVAPGDQVAAGQVLIEIAPDSAGG encoded by the coding sequence ATGAGCGGAATGACACCCTTTTCCACCCTGCTGGTCGCCAATCGCGGCGAGATCGCGCTGCGCGTGATGAGGACGGCGCGCCGGCTCGGCTACCGCACGGTCGCGGTCTATTCCGAGGCCGACGCGGACGCCGCCCATGTCATGGCCGCCGACCGCGCCGCCTGCATCGGCGGGCCGCTGCCGGCGCAATCCTATCTCGACATCGAGGCGATCATCGACTCCGCGCGCCGGACGGGCGCGGACGCGATCCATCCCGGCTACGGCTTCCTCGCCGAGAACGCCGGCTTCGCCGAAGCCTGCCGCGCTGCCGGCCTCGTCTTCGTCGGCCCGTCGCCGGAGGCGATCCTTGCCATGGGCGACAAGGCGGGCGCGAAGCGGCTGATGGAGGAGGCCGGCGTTCCCTGCATCCCCGGCTATCAGGGCGAGGACCAGAGCGCCGGGCGCCTTGCCGAAGAAGCCGGGAAGATCGGCTTTCCGCTGATGATCAAGGCGGCGGCCGGCGGCGGCGGGCGCGGCATGCGGCTCTGCGAACGGCAGGAGGATTTCGCCTCGCTGCTGCGCGCGGCGCGCTCCGAGGCGCTGAACGCCTTCGGCGACGACACGGTCATCCTCGAGCGCGCCGTTGCCGAGCCGCGCCATGTCGAGATCCAGGTCTTCGCCGATCGCCACGGCCATGTCGTGCATCTGGGCGAGCGCGACTGCTCGGTGCAGCGCCGCCACCAGAAGCTGATCGAGGAAGCGCCCTCGCCCGCCGTCGACCCCGCCTTGCGCGCGCGGATGGGCGAGGCGGCGGTGGCCGCGGCGCGGGCCATCGGCTACGAGGGCGCGGGCACGCTCGAATTCCTGCTCGACCCGGACGGCCGCTTCTGGTTCATGGAGATGAACACGCGGCTCCAGGTCGAGCATCCGGTGACGGAGGCGATCACCGGCCTCGACCTCGTCGAATGGCAGTTGCGCGTCGCGGCCGGCGAGGCGCTGCCGCTCGCGCAGGACGAGATCGCCTTTGCCGGCCACGCCATCGAGGTGCGGCTGTGCGCCGAGGACGCGCGGCACGGCTTCATGCCGCAGAGCGGCACGATGCGCGGCTGGCGGCCGGCCGAGGGCATCCGCACCGACCACGCGCTCAGGCCGGGCGGCGCGATCCCGCCCTATTACGATTCGATGATCGCCAAGCTCGTCGCCCATGGCGCGACGCGCGAGGAGGCGCGGCGCCGGCTGCTGCTGGCGCTGGAGGAGATGACCGCGCTCGGCGTCGTCACCAACCAGGAATTCCTCGGCCGCTGCCTCGCTCATCCGGTCTTCGCCGCGGGCGAGGCGACCACCGCCTTCATCGGCCGGAACGAGGCCGCGCTGACGGCGCGGAACAGTGAGGCGCAGGCCCGCGCCACCGCGCTCGCCGCCTGGTTTATCCACCGGGCCGGCGCGGCCAATCACGGTGCGGCGGCGACGCTCGCCCCCGCGCTGCCGGTGGCGCTGAGCTTCACCCTCGACGGCGAGCCGGTCGCCGCGCGGGTGGCACAGCTTTCGCCGCACGACTTCGCCGTCGTTATCGACGGCGACGACCATCGCCTCGCGGCGGTGGGAAGCGACGGGGAAGGCGTCCGTTTCGTGCTCGACGGGGTGATGGAAAGCGCGGCCTTCGCGCAAGACGGCGCGACCGTCGATTTCCGCTATCGCGGCGCGGTGTGGTCGGCGCGCGACCTGACCCGCGCGCCGGCCGCGCGCGTCGGGGCGGCGGGTGGCGACGGCAAAGTAAGGGCGGCGATGAGCGGGCGCGTCGTCGCGGTCGAGGTCGCGGCGGGCACGGCCGTCACGCCCGGCCAGCCGCTGGTCACGCTGGAGGCGATGAAGATGGAGCATGTCCACGCCGCCGACATTGCCGGGCTGGTCGCGGCGGTCACCGTCGCACCCGGCGATCAGGTCGCCGCCGGACAGGTCCTGATCGAGATCGCGCCGGACAGTGCCGGAGGGTAA
- a CDS encoding acyl-CoA dehydrogenase family protein, with the protein MQLTHEHEEIRNTVRRWAAEKINPHVERWEEEEIFPAREVFGQLGDLGLLGLDKPVENGGLGLDYSYPAVLAEALAAIDCGGIPMAIGVQTDMATPALARHGSKELREAVLGPAIRGEAVCCLGVSEVGGGSDVAAIRTTARKDGGDYVINGGKMWTTSGTQADFCCLLANTSDGAPHRNKSLIVVPMKTKGVSVAKKIRKIGMNASDTAQLFFDDVRVPQANRIGEEGMGFVYQMEQFQYERLWGALNAGAMAQRAIDMTVDYTRERKAFGRPLLDNQWVHYRLAEMETEVAALRALSWQGVETIVRGEDATRIATMAKLKAGRLIREVADGCLQFWGGMGYTMDNHVARIFRDGRVTSIGGGADEVMLQILCKFMGTFPKAG; encoded by the coding sequence ATGCAGCTTACCCACGAGCACGAAGAGATCAGGAACACGGTGCGCCGCTGGGCGGCCGAGAAGATCAACCCCCATGTCGAGCGATGGGAGGAGGAGGAAATCTTCCCGGCGCGAGAGGTGTTCGGCCAGCTCGGCGACCTCGGCCTGCTCGGCCTCGACAAGCCGGTCGAGAATGGCGGCCTCGGCCTCGACTATTCCTATCCGGCGGTGCTGGCCGAGGCGCTCGCCGCCATCGATTGCGGCGGCATCCCGATGGCCATCGGCGTGCAGACCGACATGGCGACGCCGGCGCTCGCCCGCCACGGCAGCAAGGAGCTGCGCGAGGCGGTCCTTGGCCCGGCGATCCGCGGCGAGGCGGTCTGCTGCCTCGGCGTGTCGGAGGTCGGCGGCGGCTCGGACGTCGCCGCGATCCGCACCACGGCGCGCAAGGACGGCGGCGACTACGTCATCAACGGCGGCAAGATGTGGACGACGAGCGGCACGCAGGCCGATTTCTGCTGCCTGCTCGCCAACACCTCGGACGGCGCGCCGCATCGCAACAAGTCGCTGATCGTGGTGCCGATGAAGACGAAGGGCGTCTCCGTCGCGAAGAAGATCCGCAAGATCGGCATGAACGCGTCGGACACGGCGCAACTGTTCTTCGACGACGTGCGCGTGCCGCAGGCGAACCGCATCGGCGAGGAAGGCATGGGCTTCGTCTACCAGATGGAGCAGTTCCAGTACGAGCGGCTGTGGGGCGCGCTGAACGCCGGGGCGATGGCGCAGCGCGCCATCGACATGACCGTCGACTACACGCGCGAGCGCAAGGCGTTCGGCCGCCCGCTCCTCGACAACCAGTGGGTGCATTACCGGCTGGCCGAGATGGAGACCGAGGTCGCCGCGCTGCGCGCGCTGTCGTGGCAGGGCGTGGAGACCATCGTGCGCGGCGAGGACGCCACGCGCATCGCCACCATGGCCAAGCTGAAGGCCGGGCGGCTGATCCGCGAGGTGGCCGACGGCTGCCTGCAATTCTGGGGCGGCATGGGCTACACGATGGACAACCACGTCGCGCGCATCTTCCGCGACGGCCGCGTCACCTCGATCGGCGGCGGCGCGGACGAGGTGATGCTCCAGATCCTGTGCAAGTTCATGGGAACCTTCCCCAAGGCGGGATGA
- a CDS encoding acyl-CoA carboxylase subunit beta translates to MAVIESTVSTGSDVFRANRDGMLALIERVDGFRRRTEAKSAASTERFEKRGQLLPRQRLALLLDPGAPFLELCALAGLGMDTPDLDKSVPGGGVIAGIGFVSGARAMIIVSDSGIDAGALQPMGLDKILRAQEIALENRLPYVQLVESAGANLMTYRVADFIHGGTTFRNLARMSAAGLPVITVTHGSSTAGGAYQTGLSDYIVMVRGRSHAFLAGPPLLKAATGEVASEEELGGAEMHTSISGLGDYLAEDDRDAVRIAREIVARLDWNRDLPQAGARGFSPPLHDAQDLLGIMPMDHKRPVDMRQVIARIADGSDFLEFSENYGSATVCGHFAVEGWPVGVVTNNGPIDSAGASKATHFIQACCQSRTPILYLNNTTGFMVGREAEEGGIIKHGSKMIQAVTNATVPQITLYCGASFGAGNYGMCGRGFSPRFCFSWPNAKTAVMGGEQAAETMRIVTEAGMRRKGEVDHARLDLMKSRIIAHFESQMDVFTTSAQLLDDGVIDPRDTRAVLATTLAICREAEARRPQPMQFSVARP, encoded by the coding sequence ATGGCAGTGATCGAATCGACCGTCTCGACCGGCAGCGATGTCTTCCGCGCCAATCGCGACGGCATGCTGGCGCTGATCGAGCGCGTCGACGGCTTCCGCCGCCGCACCGAGGCGAAGTCGGCGGCCTCGACCGAGCGGTTCGAGAAGCGCGGCCAGTTGCTGCCGCGCCAGCGGCTGGCGCTGCTGCTCGATCCGGGCGCGCCGTTCCTCGAGCTTTGCGCGCTCGCCGGCCTCGGCATGGACACGCCCGACCTCGACAAAAGCGTGCCGGGCGGTGGCGTCATCGCCGGCATCGGCTTCGTTTCCGGCGCGCGGGCGATGATCATCGTCTCCGATTCCGGCATCGACGCCGGTGCGTTGCAGCCGATGGGGCTCGACAAGATTCTGCGGGCGCAGGAGATCGCGCTCGAAAACCGGCTGCCCTATGTCCAGCTCGTCGAGAGCGCCGGCGCCAATTTGATGACCTATCGCGTCGCCGACTTCATCCACGGCGGCACCACCTTCCGCAACCTCGCCCGCATGTCCGCAGCGGGCCTTCCGGTGATTACCGTCACTCACGGCTCGTCCACGGCCGGCGGCGCTTACCAGACCGGGCTTTCCGACTACATCGTCATGGTGCGCGGGCGCTCGCACGCCTTCCTCGCCGGTCCGCCGCTGCTCAAGGCCGCGACCGGCGAGGTGGCGAGCGAGGAGGAGCTGGGCGGCGCGGAGATGCACACCTCGATTTCCGGCCTCGGCGACTACCTCGCCGAAGACGACCGCGACGCCGTCCGCATCGCCCGCGAGATCGTGGCAAGGCTCGACTGGAACCGCGACCTGCCGCAAGCCGGGGCGCGCGGCTTTTCCCCGCCGCTCCACGACGCGCAGGACCTTCTCGGCATCATGCCGATGGACCACAAGCGCCCGGTCGACATGCGGCAGGTGATAGCCCGTATCGCCGACGGCTCCGACTTCCTCGAATTCTCCGAAAACTACGGCAGCGCCACCGTGTGCGGCCATTTCGCCGTCGAGGGCTGGCCGGTCGGCGTCGTCACCAACAACGGCCCGATCGACAGCGCCGGCGCGTCGAAAGCGACACATTTCATCCAGGCCTGCTGCCAGTCGCGCACGCCGATCCTCTATTTGAACAACACCACCGGCTTCATGGTCGGGCGCGAGGCGGAGGAGGGCGGCATCATCAAGCACGGCTCGAAGATGATCCAGGCCGTGACCAACGCCACCGTGCCGCAGATCACGCTCTATTGCGGCGCCTCGTTCGGCGCGGGCAATTACGGCATGTGCGGACGCGGCTTTTCCCCGCGCTTCTGCTTTTCCTGGCCGAACGCCAAGACCGCGGTGATGGGCGGCGAGCAGGCGGCCGAGACGATGCGCATCGTCACCGAGGCCGGCATGCGCCGCAAGGGCGAGGTCGACCATGCCAGGCTCGACCTGATGAAGAGCCGTATCATCGCGCATTTCGAGAGCCAGATGGACGTCTTCACCACCAGCGCGCAATTGCTGGACGACGGCGTCATCGACCCGCGCGACACCCGCGCGGTGCTGGCGACGACGCTTGCCATCTGCCGCGAGGCGGAAGCACGCCGGCCGCAGCCGATGCAGTTTTCCGTCGCGCGGCCATGA